The sequence ACAGCATTCATGACTACACCTTCTGCTCCCGCCCACATCCTTTCCGCGTCGCCTGCCTGGGCGTCCCGCATCCGCGACGTGCCCGACTTCCCCAGGCCCGGCATCCTGTTCAAGGACATCATGCCGCTGCTGGCCAACGCGGCCGACTTCGCCGCTGCGGTCCAGGCCATGGCCCAGCCGTGGCGCGATGCGCGGTTGGACGCGGTGATGGGCGTGGAGCCCCGTGGCTTCATTCTCGGTGCGCCGCTGGCACTGCACCTGGGCGTGGGCTTCGTGCCGGTGCGCAAGCCCGGCAAGCTGCCCGGCGCGACGCTGCGCCAACCGTATTCGCTGGAATACGGCGCCGACTGCGTGGAAGTGCATGCCGATGCGCTGCCGCCCGGCGCGCGGGTGCTGATCGTCGATGACGTGCTGGCCACCGGCGGCACCCTGCTGGCCGCGCTGGCGCTGGCGCAGCAGCTGCAGGTCGCGGTGGTCGGTGCGGCGGTTCTGGTGGAGCTGACCGGTATTCCTGGCCGTGAGCGCTGGCCGGCCAACGTGCCGCTGCATTCGACCCTGCGCTATTGACCACGCCGGGCCTCGGCATGGGAGGATCGCGCAGCCCGTTGCCGAGAACCTGATCCGATGCCGAGCCTGAGCCAGCTGCTTTCCTCGTTTGATCCTGCCACCGGGCTGGAGATGCCTGCCTCCTGGCAGCAGGGCCGTACCGCCTATGGCGGCATCAGCACCGCGCTGGCGGTGGCGGCTGCAGGCGCAGCCAGCGAGGCCCCGTTGCCGCCGCTGCGCTCGGCCCAGGTCAGCTTCATTGGTCCGGCCACCGGCCGGCTGGCGTTCCGTCCGCAGTTGCTGCGCGCCGGCTCGTCGGTGGTGACGATGGGGGTGGATGTGCATGCCGGGACCGGGCTCGCGGTGCGGCTGGCGCTGGTGTTCGCGCAGGCCCGCGACAGCAGCGTCACGCACAGCTGCGTCGAGCGTCCGGTCGTTGCCGCGTGGTCGGCGTGCCCGGAATTCGACATGACGCGCGCTCCGTTCGCGCCGGCCTTCACCGGGCACTTCCAGATCCGCCCGGCCGGGGGCGCGATGCCGCTGTCCGGCGCCGAGCATCCGGAGCTGATGATCTGGGTCCGCCACCGCGACGCCGCCGGGGTCGACCCGCTGCTGGCGCTGGTGGCGATGGGGGACGCGTTGCCGCCGGCAGTGTTCACCGCGCTGCGCACGCCGGCGCCGGCCAGTTCGATCAACTGGAGTTTCGATGTGCTCGATCCCGCGCCGCGCGGTGACTGGTTCCTGCTGCGCTCGACCAGCGAGCATGCGCGCGATGGCTATTCGGCGCAGGCGATGCAGGTGTGGGACGAGAACGGCGGGCTGGTGATGCTGGGTCGCCAGAGCGTGGCGGTGTTTGCATGATGCGCGGGCTGGCCCTGGTCGCGCTGGCTTTCACGCTGCTGGGCTGGAGTGCCTGGGCGGTGATCTGCAACGTCTACGAGTTCGCGCCGCGACTGCCGGTGCTGCCCTTGGCGGTGGCGTGGCTGCTGGGACTGGCCGTGGCGTGGCGCGCCCTGCGCACGGGCGCGCCGTGGGTGCGGTCGGCGCGGCTGCTGGCCGCGCTCAATGCCGGTTGGGTCGCTGCCACCCACCAGGGGCTGGAAGCGGCGGCGACGCCGTTGTTCATCGGCATCGCGCTGGTCGTGGTCGGTTCCAGCACGGCAGCCTCGCG is a genomic window of Stenotrophomonas sp. Marseille-Q4652 containing:
- a CDS encoding adenine phosphoribosyltransferase, which produces MTTPSAPAHILSASPAWASRIRDVPDFPRPGILFKDIMPLLANAADFAAAVQAMAQPWRDARLDAVMGVEPRGFILGAPLALHLGVGFVPVRKPGKLPGATLRQPYSLEYGADCVEVHADALPPGARVLIVDDVLATGGTLLAALALAQQLQVAVVGAAVLVELTGIPGRERWPANVPLHSTLRY
- a CDS encoding thioesterase family protein; this encodes MPSLSQLLSSFDPATGLEMPASWQQGRTAYGGISTALAVAAAGAASEAPLPPLRSAQVSFIGPATGRLAFRPQLLRAGSSVVTMGVDVHAGTGLAVRLALVFAQARDSSVTHSCVERPVVAAWSACPEFDMTRAPFAPAFTGHFQIRPAGGAMPLSGAEHPELMIWVRHRDAAGVDPLLALVAMGDALPPAVFTALRTPAPASSINWSFDVLDPAPRGDWFLLRSTSEHARDGYSAQAMQVWDENGGLVMLGRQSVAVFA